agggagggtgTGGGGATGATGGGGATGTCCCATTCCCCTCTTCATGGCTGGTTTCTCCCTTGGCCCAGGGACAGCGTCTCGCTGACCTGTCCAAGCGCCAGGGTCTGCGCCACGTCGTGTTCAGCGGCCTGGAGAATGTGCACCAGCTGACGGGGGGCcggctggaggtgctgcacTTTGATGGCAAAGGCGTGGTGGAGGAGTACTTCCAGAAAATCGGGGTTCCCACCACCATCATCCGCCTGCCGTTCTACTTTGAGAACTTCCTCTCCATCTTCAAGCCACAGAAGGCCCCGCAGGGAGACACCTTTGTCCTGGGTAAGGAGGAGCTCTGGCTCTGTGGGTCACTGTCCTGTGACTGTCCCCCTGTGCGGGGCAGAgagtgccagggctgtgggctgGTAGGGTGAAGAGGCCTCTACCAGCTTGACCGCAGCAAGCTGCATTATGGTCTTCAGACCTGTTTGGTGGCCTGCAGGAAATCACCAGGATCCTGGGCCTGTTTGTGGTGCTGAGGGCTGTTCTGcagatcccagagcagctcccgaCACCCCAAGTGCCTGCATTTGGGATGGTGGAGGTTGTGGGGCTGCAGGCGACTCAcggtgctgctctgctgtcaagGTCTCTtagctcagccctgctctcgTGCCTTGCCATGCTGATGGGTGCTCTCATCCCTCCCTCACCTCATGTCCTGCTGtacctgctcagagctgggctgcactgcagctgggatCAATCTCTCCATACAGAGCTGCCCATGGGGGACACTCCCATGGATGGGATGGCTGTGGAGGACCTTGGGCCCGTTGTACTTTGCCTGCTGAAGTCCCCAGGGGAGTACATTGGCCAAGTGATAGGACTCAGCACGGGCAAGCTCACCGAGGCAGAGTATGCTGccatcctctcccagcagaCGGGCAAGACTGTGACAGCCAGCAAGGTAGGAAGCGTCCCTTGGGGTAGGTGATGTTCCTGAGGGACTCACAGCTCGGTTTGGTACAGCCCAGCACCTACACCGGCCCGTTGGTACTGTCACCGAGCTCGTGCCTGTGGAGCACACAGATGTGCCTGGGCAGGTCTGTGCCTGGCTCCGAGGGATAACTGAGCTGGGAGGTCTCCAACGGCGGCAGGGATGGGCACCTACACAACAGGTTTCTGCTGGGCGCCCTTCCCTTGAGCAGGGCTTCCTCCAGGGCTTTGCTGTGTCACCATTACAACAGACCTGgcctctgtgctgtgtcacTATTAACAACACCCTGACCACTCCCTGCCCCTTCGTGacttatttttaatctttgtttGCAGTTCAGTTGTGCCTCAGGCAGCCCATACAATGGATGAGGGATATGGTGTTCCCTGAGAACAAAGTGCCTTTCATTAGAGACTAAGCCCCTCCGATGCTCTCTGCTGGTTCCGCCCTCCCAGAAGTGCAGTGAACCAATCCCTTTGAttcaggcagggaaggaagttTTGGGGTGCCAGGTGGCAACCTGAGTTGCCTCCTGGACCACCCAGTTTCTAGAACCTCTCAGCCATAGCTCTGGTGTGAGGAAGGGCTCCCTTAtagctgctccagctcctggccagctgTGCCAGACCTGGGTGCTGGTCCTCGGCTGGCTGGGCTGTTCCTGCCAGGCGGGGCTGCATCCTTTGCCCAACCCCAGCAGAAGTGCCTTGCAGAGCGCTCGGCACCAGTGGCAAGGCTGTGACGGGCTGCTGTAACAGAGCCCTCATCGCATCCCCTCCGAGCCTGAGGGGGAAGCCCCAGGAGCCTCTGAAACcgttttttcccccaattctGTTGGCAGATCTCCCCTGAGGAGTACGAGAAGCGAGACTTCCCTGGGGCCCAGGAGTTGGCTGCCATGTTCCGTTTCTACGCCCTAAAGCCAGACCGCAACGTGGCCCTGACCATGAAGCTCAACCCCAAGGCCCGCACCTTCCAGCAGTGGGTGGGGGACAACAAGAATGCCTTCTgagcctcccctccctcctcttcctcactgggttctgcagcaggcagggggaCCTGGCTGAGGAGGGGAGGTGCCCTGAGCCATGCTGccttcccagcagtgccccagggacaggctgctcctgccccagctggggaGAGCTCAGCCCACTTGCTGCTCCATGTGTGGGCTCCTGCAGGGTGTTGGGACTATTTAGGCAGCTAGAACAAGAGGAAGGGCtggacagcacaggcagaggggtGGCAGAAGCGCTCCCTCTGTCCTCAGGGAGATGTTGCTTTAGTCATCGTGGGTGTTCTAGGGTGGTGGGGGCTTGTTTTCCCAGGATCACCTcctttcccaggcagctctgagcatATGGCACCACGTGGTAGGCTGAAGGTGTGTACCCAAAGGCACTGCCTTTGGGGCAGGTGTCcatggccagggctgctgcaggctcctgaGCAAACAGAAGACACCGATTTCTCCATGGATCTGGTTTGGGCCCTGCAGGTGAGCTCTGGAGAGATGGAGGCTTAGTGTCACCCCAGCAAGCAGGGACTGCAGTGACTTCCTGTGAGTGTAGCACAAAAGCTGAGCCTGCTTCCTCATCATACAGCTCTGGCCCTGCTCCTTGGGCTCCTGGGCTAATTTCAAtcactgtccccaggagctgagaTAAAACTCAACTTTTTCTAGACTGTCCACGGTTCAGTGGAAAAGCCCCTTGCCCCTCACATGCCTGAAGTACTGCTCAGATAGGGCAGCTTTGTGTTTAAAGTCAATCCCAGCCTCCAGCAATGCTTGAGCCATCCAACCCTGTCCCCTCCTTGTCCCAGAGACCTTCATTCTTgtcaggaggggagggaaaggaggtgaCAGAGCAGGTGGAAGAGTAGACAAGGCAGCAAGGCACAGCACATGTTAAATATCTTTATGAAGTCCATCTTATTTACATGGGTACAGAATCACTTTACAGAAGTTTAATCAGGAGGCAACGCGTGCTTTATTTCAGCAAATTAAGAAGGGCAAGACTACAGCACGTCCCTGTTTAACTGGTGTTGAACTGATTAGTATGTGGCTGATGGTACCTGCACAGTATCACAAACACAGCAGGCTACAGTAACCATGGAATACTCACTGCAAGAGCTCAGCTCCATCTGGAAGGAGTGATCCACCTCACTTGCACTCTCACACAAGTAAAACAACGATGCTTTGACCAATCCTTTACGCTACGGGTGTTGCACTAAAGTAATAAAAGATTTTTGTCCCCAACTGGCAAAGGGCTCAGTGATCGACTTGTACCAGTCCAGAAGCAACAGCAGTTGTGTGGTAACTTTAGTTATTTGGGGGATAAACTTGAGGCAAAGTGCAGATTCCatcactgctctgtgcaggcaATCAGCAGGATAGAGAAagcccagggctgtgagggAGCCAGGCCAGCTGGGCTCAGACAACACCCAGCCACAGGCAGATTccacctggagctgtgcagggcagcagggctgtcgTGAAGACAAGGTTAGACCTTCCTGATCCACCAAGTCTCCTGGAGAGTTCACCAAGCACACCTGGCATTCCAAAGGGCACCTGAGTGAGCAGCTGGTGGGCTTGGCCTCCATACAGCAaattgctgctctgtgctggactatttatttcacatttcctCTGGTTTGGATTCTAAATAATACTTCAACTTTAGCTTTTACCAAATAAACTTCAAGCAGCAGTAGGGTTGTGGAGCAGCCTCCAGAGAGCCACACTTCTGCTAAGCTGGTTTTCCTTCACTGCCAGTTCTCAGGACAGTGGGTGGGGTTTGTGTTGGTGCCTCGGTGGTCCATGGCCTCTCCAGCTGGGattcttgctgtgctgctgactgACATCCTGTGTTCTccagagcctggctgccagAAAGATTCACCCCCAACTGCACGGatgacctgctgctgctggctcctaGTTCCCAGCAGAACGCTTTCCTGCAGTTGAAGTGAGAGGAAGGTTACAATTTCCTGGCTGTATCAGCACACAGCCCACTCCGGGAGCACCTCCCCTCCTGACCTGCTGTCACACTGTCAGCCCTACAGCACAGCCAGCTTTGAAGCCTGCAGAGATGCAAAGCTGAGCCCCTGGAATCCCAGACTCTGTGTCTGCTGTAGATGATTCCAAGTCTCGGTGCTCCCTCATAACAGGTCAGCACCAACTGAAGCACCTGAGTTACACTGCAGTGATGCGTGGTGGGGTTTGCTGTCCTCTGTGACAAAGGCTggctcctccctggggctgtaagcccatggcaggggtgaaTCCAGCCCGAGTGTGCCAGCACCAGCggctctgcagcccaggattTGTGTGGCAGAACCCGGTCCCAGTGGGACCAGCTCATGGGAACGCGCTCAGTGCTTGGAactgggcacagctccagcagcagagctgcaggggaggcCAGCCACCTCCCCAAGGGTGCACCCAGCATCCgtgctgctctttgctgcagCAACAATGCACTTTAATCCCTGGCTTGTTGCTCCAGGTCCCAGGGGACAGCTAGGGCTGTGCACACTCCCGGCTGGAAGGCCTGAGGCTAAGTGAGAAGCAATAGCTGTGCTATTGTGCTTCCACCTCCCAAGAAGTGCTCAGTGTGGGGGAAAGACAACAGTGAAACACAAGAGGCCTCCTACCTCGGATGGGGTGTCAGGAGGTAAACATTTTCTTAAGTTTGGAAAGGAATCCCTCCTTGTTCTCCTGAGCCTCAGGCCTATCCCCGCCTGCGTCAGCGCTAGCCGTGGCCCTGCCACCTGGACACAAACAGCAAAGGGCTGCAGTCAGAGACATCTCCCACCAGGAGCAGGGGGCTGTTTTAGACAGGGAATGGCCAAGAGAAAGCAGCTGGTTGTGCTGCTCCCTCACATCCAGGGCTGCACCTGGCAGCGAGCCACAGGACTGGACCCCTTGCAGTGGAAGCATTGGAGAGGCTGGATCCAGGAGTGGAAAAGCCAACCATGAGTTCAGGTGCTGAGCtgttcccttcccctttccccagccCTCCAACTGGGAAGGGAATTCTCGTGCTGCACAATTGAGTCAGGGACCCCAGAGGCTTTGAAAACAAGTACTTGGAACTGAGAGTCTGCCACTAAAATCAAGTGGTGAACTCAATCACAGCCAGCCAGGACTTTACAGGGTTAAAAGATCTATACTGGTGGTCCCTGAAACAAGTTCTGCCTGTTTCAGGGTTGTGTCCCTGCAAAGCAGTGCAAAACCACACCAGCAGCCTGATTTGTGTCACTGCAAGCAACGCTCAGACAGTATCAATAGGAAAATTAACTCGTGTAGAATGAAAAAGGCTGCAAGTATTTCAGACTGACTGTCCAGATAAGGAATGGTAAACTGTCCTGTATTAACAGGTCCTGAGAATTTGTTTGTCCCTCAGAAGTGGCTATAACGAGAACAAAGGAGACCTCTTTGCTAATCTGCTTTTTTCTACAGTAAAACCATCAACAAGAAGATCCCAAACACCCTCTCAAGCTTTCATTGTGCACAGAGAACACCGAGTCTGGTGCTCCCCAGCCTCCCAGGGCTGAGTGCTGGGCTCGGACTGATGCAATGGGATGAAATCCCGAGGCAGGACACgcctccctcagcacagcctgtctCTACACTGCAACCTACTGGCGTTGTTTTAACTCAGCTTGCTGCTTCATCATGGTAAAAACTGGCaggtttgcttttcaaaaaatttgtttgaagaggttctttttcctctttggcaCACAAATGCCTTTAAAAAGCTGGAATGGAAATTCAGTGCTCAGagctctctgcccttcccccaAGGCTGACTGTAATACAGGAAAGACTTATTTTCTGTATGTATAATTACTATAAAACAGAACCCTGGAAAGTATTTGGCAGATCCTGCACTTAAGCCTGTATTCCTCATACTTTGGAATGTACGAGAGCAGATCCTGGGATCATTCAGCAGCTCCAACAGGCTCTCACCTTTGCCTAGTCATAAATGCCCTGTTGGGtttcaaaccaaaaccaaaatcaatgGGCTTTAAGAAGTTCATTGTTTCaattaagcaaagaaaaaactgctttCCAGTAGCGAGAGACAAAGCTCCTTCCTTACTATGCTACCATGTGTTGTACTTTTAGCTGCTGCCTCTTCCAAGCACCTCATCCCTGAAACTTAGAACACAATTGCTGAATCTCAATTTTCCAtctggagctggagagcagctccacaaagctcccagctgccttcaCTCTTCCATCATGCTGGACACTGTCCACTgaccagagctggcactgccaccagtGGACACTCCCAGCCCACGTTTCCCTACACATACAGAGCTCAGCCCCCACAGAAACCCCTGTCAGCATTCCAGGAGAAACAGCACCTGCTGTGCTCAGAAGCATATGGGATTGGGATCACACAGGATATTGGCCTGAAGCACATCTGCTTTCCTGCCTCAAGGCAagtcctggcacaggggaagcagggagcaggaggaattcATCAGCACAGCTTGTCTGGACCCTGGATACTCAGTGCCTGCTCTCTGTTCACACATGGATTTGCCCAGTAAGTACTGGAATAGAGCTTCCTGGGAAGAGGCTGCCTCCCTGCTGTGTGCTACAGCCTGTTAATATCACATTAGAACTACTTCTGTTgaaccaggctgtgctgccacaggCCTGATGGTGCCCCTGGCTCACCTTGCTCCCCAGGAGTGCTCGGGGAGCGCTGTGcactcccacagcagctgcccagggaaggggcaggcaCTCCCTGCTCACCTGATGCTGTGTTGGTGACCCCGTTCACGGTGCCGTCCACGTCGGCCTCGTCCTCGGCGTAGCTCATCATTAAGGCTCGCTGGCGATCCGTCAGCCTCCTGTGGCACCAGGGCGTGGATCAGGGATGGCCTGGGGTCCCACAGCCCCCCAaacctcccccagcagcacccacaggggGCAGGGACTGGAGTACATTGTGTACGAATACACCAGGAATGCATGTGCTCTTTAAATGAGCCATCTGTAAGGAACGATCTCTAAAGAATTCTCAGTGGAAGAGGAGACATAGGACCCACTGCATTTCACCTCATGGAATTTCCACAACttttaaacaacattttttgTAAAAAGTTCTTAAGATTTTACAGGAACTTGTTTTAACTCTACTTACTGAGGAATTTTTATCTTTATGTGGATGTAGTGGTCTCCATAGCCATAGCTGTTGACCTTGGGAATGCCTTTCCCACTCATTCGAATTCTCTGGTCTGGCTGAATACCAGGGGGTATCTATAAACACAAAGGTGTCACATTTAGTACTCTAATTAAACATTTAGATAATAATTACACATCTATAAAAATTATCTGCTTCTCCAACAAGCTCTAAAGTAGGATGGGAGAGCTCTCGTATGCTCATGCATTGGGACACATCCCAAAGCTAAGCCAGTAAGGATAGAAAAGCTTTTGAGGAATAAGTAAAGAACCTGACACAGCCTGTAGCCCTCAGAAGGGGTTGGTCTAGCaatcccttttcttccctggcCCTACACAGCAACAGGAAAGAAGCTGTGACCAGGCAGGTCACAAACTAGCCAAGGCTCAATCCTGAAGGAGTCTGAAATGGAATACTGGCAGACTTGGGAGATCTTGCCCACCTTTGCAGCAAAGGAGAAGCCTTTGCTGTGCCCCACTGACTCATGCCCAGAATACTGGCACTCACCGTGATGTTGATTGTCTCATACAAGCCTTGACACCGGGCTGTGCCTCCCAGCACGGCCTGAGCTATCGAGATCGGGAGATCCGAGTGGATATCGGCTCCGTTTCGTCGGAACACAGAGCTCTTCTGAACCTGCAGGGCAGCAAAGTTCCAAAGAGCAGTGAGCACTCCGTGTTCTCCTGCTAAACTGCTCCCAAGAgtctcaggaaaaaatataccGTCCCCAAACTGCATGGCTAAGAAGTGTGAGTTAATATTTGGTGTTCTAGTAAAACACAGATATCAACATAACTGAATTAGCCAAAGGACTGGAAGGATCCCTGCTTCCTGCCTCAGGAACTCCCTCCCCTAATCCTGCTGTTAGTTTATCCATGTCACTATGGTTCTGCAGAGACAGGCACAGCCTTGTCCAGCACTCTGAACAGGGGAAAGCCAAAAGTGAGAAGGAAATGAAGCACCTTTCCAGTGGCCTCACAAGCTGGAACAGCATTAAACCCTCCTGCACCATGAAAGaggtgctgaaaaaaaaattctcctcaaCAGAGATGTATGTGGCAGGAGAAGACACCCAGCTACAGCACAGGTGCACAGCAGCCCTGAAGGTGGATCTGCAGAAGGACACTTCACCAgacagcctcctgcagcacctcccacagctctccagctctgccagcaggcagctccctcACATTTCCAAGTCAAAACCTCTAGGCATGAAGAGCCTGCTCTGCATTTTGATTCACACTACCCTAAGGGCCAGGTCCTGGAACAAGCAGCAATTCTTCATGAATAGATTCAAAGTTACCCTCCTTGCTACAATGCGGATCTCCTGCTGTCTCAGAAAGTTCACGGGGATCATGTTACCTCAGCTGTTCCAAAGGATCACtggctcttcctcctctgcccatTCTGCAGTCCTTTCCCAGGCAGTTGAGAAGGGAACAACCAACTTACATCACAAACCAGCTTGGGATACATACCCTGAACGtaatgaaaatttctttcttccccacAGGCATCCGAACTGTCTGCCCGTCCTCAACACCTGCAATCAGAACGGGAGGAAATGTGACCTCGGGTTATAACCCACGTGTGACATGGATACCTACAACTCTTGCCAATCCCAAGAGCTGGCCACCACAGCCCAAAGGAGGAGGGGTCAGCACATGTTTATACCTCTGAAGTGATCCCTCTGCACCCAAAATGCTTGTTACTTCAATATCTACAGAATTCTTTACAGAAATGCATTGGCTTAAGGAACACTGCAGCCTCcacaagctgcagaaaaattaCAGGCTGCTCACCCAGGATGGTCTCAAAGAAGCAAGTCTTAGTCCCACCACTGAATTCTCCTCTCTGGTGAGGAAGGCAATCAGCACAGCCCTCTGAGCCAAGCCAAGGCTTTCAGCATTCCCACCCTCTCCCCAAGCTTCATCAAGGACAAGTGAAAGACCCATGGCAACAAAACCTTTGGAGAGTCACCCTTCAAAACCTGCCTAGGAGGACCCAGGCAAGAACCAAAGCTCAGGAAGGGCAGAGCAAACACTTATGTCCACAGCCAGAAGGTCCATCTCATCACTAGCCCATTTCCTTACCAAGCTCTGGAcctgctttgttttaaagacCATTTCTCTGCAGCAAAAGGTCTTAGACTGCTCCCCCATTTGTACCTGGCAGTGGCAGTAAATAACTACAGCTTTATAAAAGAGAGCAGCAGACAGGTACAACACTGACCAGCTGGCACAGGAACCATCACTGTCTTCTTCTGCTTGGTCTGCCCCGTGCCCCGGCACATGACGCAGGGCGTGGTGATGATGGAGCCACGGCCGCTGCAGCGCCGGCACGTGGAGCGCATCACGAACGGGCCCGTGTTGATCGTCTCCTGGGGAGGAACAAACACACGTTGGGCAAAGGATGAGGACTGAGATGGGGCTTCTCACACAGCACCGTTGAGCTCTgatcacacacacaccctgccaGGACAGAGATATCCTTcagcaagggctggagcagaaagCTGGCTCTGAAATCCACTCACTATCACATGCTGATTTCCTCTGAACACTACCACTACTACAAGTGCCAGGTGGGGAGGGCAAGGGAAACACACCACCCTCGAAGTCTAGGCTTTAATGTACAAGAAGGAACAAAGCTCCTTACAGTGCTACAAATGTCTGTGTTCTGATGAATCCAAGGACAATCCATTTACATGGATTACTGCCAATGTCCAAGAAAACCTTATGGTGACTAAGCCCTGGACTGAACCACTGAAGCACACAAGGAATCAATGCATGGAAACCTAAAGCCTGCAGCTCCATCATTACCTGCATCTTCTTATTTTATGATTAGCCTTGGGTTTTCACCACCTTCCTCCACCTCCCAAGTCAAAAGACACCGATTTATTGCCCGAGGAATTTCAGAGCTACGTTTCTTATTCATTCAGTATATTCACTCATTCATATACATTACATTCATATGGTTTGTGGGAcgtgcagcagcagaggatcCAGCCCGAAGGCTCATGCTttcagctgggcacagcactttaacacaaagaaaatgttcctAGTGCCTATTAGCATCAAGCTGACATTAACTCGGCTTTGCCCGAGATAAGCTGATGAGTGTGGTGAGAATTTTTCACCGTGGAATGAAGTGACTGTCCCCAAGAAGGGAAAGCACAGAACTGGTGTCCTGCCCAGCGCTTACCATGCCCGTGCCATTGCAGTAGTGACAGCGCTGAGCTTTGGTGCCGGGTTCGTGTCCTTTGCCATCGCAGCGCACACAGGAGTCCTGGATGTTCACCACAATCTCCTTGTTAACACCTTTTGCAGCTTGGGTGAATGTCAGTTCCATGATATACTGCACAGGAAACATGGATACAGAGCCATGACTGCGGTGTGACAGGGTCTTGAGGAGACTAAGAAGAGTTCAGGCTAAATACCAAACAATGcttaaaacagaaattctcAGTAAAGACGACTGATCAAAAGAGGAAATTCTCCTTATATGAGAAATGTCACTTCTAGCAGAACCAGGAGTACCAAACACCAAACATTTCTGAAGGCAACACATGAACCATCAACACTTAAAGGAGCATTTAACTGCAACACGAAGAACAAGACAGATTTTATTACGGGCCTCACTGCAACATGAAGCTAATTAAGTTGCAAAATTAAGCCAATTAAGCAGCCAAACATATTGCTGGAAGGCCCGGTTTATAGTTACAAGGCATTTTGTGGGTTTTAGCATTACAGATCAAAGCAGGCATAGGTAAAtcaagctgcagcagaaacGATACCTCTCCAGTGATGGAACTGCTTGGCAGCACTGGGTGGTGTCAGGAAACACCAGAGAAGTAGCTCAAGCCCAGAAAAAATATCCTGTCTGGAGGTGTGGGGTGTGTTCCTGCACAGCTTAGCAGAACTATGAGACTCTGCCCATGCCATGGGACTCTCACACACTGACATTCCCAGAAATAACTCCTTGCTGAAGCTCCCACAGCACTCTGTgacaggagctggggacagacaCTGCTTTGAGTTTCCCTTTCCTAAATAAAGGCACCTCCTACCTCCTGTGGCTGGTCAAAAACAGTCTGAAAATCGCCAAAAGGGGATCCTGAGAACTCCCCAAAGATCTTCCTGAAGAGCTCCTCGGGGTCGATGGAGGGGCCGCTGCTCCAGTACTGCCTCCCCGCgccggccccagccccggccgcgCCGGCCTCGAAGCTCGCCGTGCCGTAGGCATCGTACTGCTTCCTCTTCACCTCGTCACTCAGCACCTGGGGGCAAGGAACGGGGCCTTCAGGGCACTGGAGGATCCAGGAGAACCCCTGGCTCCGGGCTCACACCTTCCACCAAGGTCTCGCCCAGCTCTCAGCACCACGGGAGttagggagaagctgctgcttccctggtgATTCTTGGCTCATTGTCCAAAAAATGACAAGATCTTACTAatttatgaaaagcagaaataactTAAATTAAACAACTGATCATTACTGTATCAGCTGAAGAGTGCTGGAATCAAAaaacagggctgggggagcacagTGAAAGTCCCTCTGTCTCAAAAACCTGCTgacaggttttttgtttgattatttAAACTGACAATAATTCCATGGAAGTGACATCCATGCCAGTCACTGCTAAGGAAGGGGAAAACTGTAAGCCCAAAGCAGCTAAATCAGATACTTGGACCAAGGAATTTCTTGGGACAGATGTGCCCCAGATTGAACAGCATCAAGAAATGCCTGCCCTCATCTACCCTCTAGTCTTTCCTCCTTCTCATCACAACAAAATCCTGCTATTACCTCGTAGGCTTCTGCCAGCTGAGAGAACTTCTCCTTCGCTTTGGGGTCATCCTTGTTTGTGTCAGGGTGGTATTTCTTTGccaactaaaaaataaaaaacaactcTTAGGCACAGGCAGGAGTTATTTACTTAAGTGTATCTCACATGCCATGAAAAACACAtcaggcagagcctggcatTCACTACATGCATTCCCAGGAACTAAAAcccttcattttcatttatgaaCCCAAAACAAGGAACTACAGCAGGTGCTCCTGATCTTCTCAGCAATCCCAGATCCTTCTGGAAAGAGACAAGCAATGGCAGCACAGGCGGACTATGCTTTGGAAGCGATCCCCAAGGCCATGTGCCGAGCTTTCCCACTGCCTCCTCCCCTTGTCTCCAGCGGCTCCAAACACGGGGATGGATTTGTTCCCTGTCCCAGCGAAGGGGCAGCGCCGGCTCCTCTCGCAGCCCCCGGCGGGTCCCGCCGCACCTGGTAATAGGCCTTCTTGATCTCCTTCTGCGTGGCGTTGCGGGGCACCCCCAGCACCTGGTAATAGTCCTCCTTGGCGCGGGCCGCGCTGCTGTGGAAGGCGGCGGAGGCGACGGCGGCAGCGCGTTTCGTCCCTgcgggagaggagggagaggagccgCCGTGAGGGCCGGGCCGGCTGGAGGAAGGGACGCGGCCGGGGGAAAAGACTCGCGCCCCACCGtcccggcccgcccggccccggcgcgcTCACCGGCGGCGCAGAGCCCGGCCCGGAGCAGCAggaggcggcgcggggcgcgggcgggcggggcgcggagcccgcggagcagcagc
This genomic window from Motacilla alba alba isolate MOTALB_02 chromosome 14, Motacilla_alba_V1.0_pri, whole genome shotgun sequence contains:
- the DNAJA3 gene encoding dnaJ homolog subfamily A member 3, mitochondrial isoform X1 gives rise to the protein MRGPSPPKGAQAQRRARAKMAAGSASLWVGAAAGRGAGNARPPLLLLLRGLRAPPARAPRRLLLLRAGLCAAGTKRAAAVASAAFHSSAARAKEDYYQVLGVPRNATQKEIKKAYYQLAKKYHPDTNKDDPKAKEKFSQLAEAYEVLSDEVKRKQYDAYGTASFEAGAAGAGAGAGRQYWSSGPSIDPEELFRKIFGEFSGSPFGDFQTVFDQPQEYIMELTFTQAAKGVNKEIVVNIQDSCVRCDGKGHEPGTKAQRCHYCNGTGMETINTGPFVMRSTCRRCSGRGSIITTPCVMCRGTGQTKQKKTVMVPVPAGVEDGQTVRMPVGKKEIFITFRVQKSSVFRRNGADIHSDLPISIAQAVLGGTARCQGLYETINITIPPGIQPDQRIRMSGKGIPKVNSYGYGDHYIHIKIKIPQRLTDRQRALMMSYAEDEADVDGTVNGVTNTASGGRATASADAGGDRPEAQENKEGFLSKLKKMFTS
- the NMRAL1 gene encoding nmrA-like family domain-containing protein 1, which produces MAGKKLIVVFGATGAQGGGVARALLDDGTFKVRAVTRSPRKKEAEELRRSGAEVVKADQDDEASLERALAGAYGAFIVTNFWEHCSKEKEIEQGQRLADLSKRQGLRHVVFSGLENVHQLTGGRLEVLHFDGKGVVEEYFQKIGVPTTIIRLPFYFENFLSIFKPQKAPQGDTFVLELPMGDTPMDGMAVEDLGPVVLCLLKSPGEYIGQVIGLSTGKLTEAEYAAILSQQTGKTVTASKISPEEYEKRDFPGAQELAAMFRFYALKPDRNVALTMKLNPKARTFQQWVGDNKNAF
- the DNAJA3 gene encoding dnaJ homolog subfamily A member 3, mitochondrial isoform X2; the encoded protein is MRGPSPPKGAQAQRRARAKMAAGSASLWVGAAAGRGAGNARPPLLLLLRGLRAPPARAPRRLLLLRAGLCAAGTKRAAAVASAAFHSSAARAKEDYYQVLGVPRNATQKEIKKAYYQLAKKYHPDTNKDDPKAKEKFSQLAEAYEVLSDEVKRKQYDAYGTASFEAGAAGAGAGAGRQYWSSGPSIDPEELFRKIFGEFSGSPFGDFQTVFDQPQEYIMELTFTQAAKGVNKEIVVNIQDSCVRCDGKGHEPGTKAQRCHYCNGTGMETINTGPFVMRSTCRRCSGRGSIITTPCVMCRGTGQTKQKKTVMVPVPAGVEDGQTVRMPVGKKEIFITFRVQKSSVFRRNGADIHSDLPISIAQAVLGGTARCQGLYETINITIPPGIQPDQRIRMSGKGIPKVNSYGYGDHYIHIKIKIPQRLTDRQRALMMSYAEDEADVDGTVNGVTNTASGKRSAGN